A single genomic interval of Gemmatimonas sp. UBA7669 harbors:
- a CDS encoding helix-turn-helix transcriptional regulator: MHTLPFVGRDTELAQLHTAIREVTGGQGRLVFLSGDGGVGKTRLMQEVQRHAAQEGLCCATGRAYPLETAIPYAPFADALTPVLSALDAAIVTRLTRGSSAVLAALAPSLLARGNHGDHAVLDYSPAAEQRVRLHASVLACLKALGDRQPLLLTLENLQWADHATIELLHYLGRQIHSLRVVLVASWNETDVPLPDSLRTALRSLRSHQAVLELTLPPLASSAVQDMVARRFAVSTATCAPLVQRLQAVARGNPFFVEQILEELMRRHALREDAGEWVGWQAAHVQLPPSLHEVMEARLARLDGEARQLAELLSVAGSSATHDLVLACTREVMGWDPAQTERTLDRLRHERLVLDRAQGPEISYEFSHPLLQLALLQRIGLVQVRRWHALIARTLEGLSAPDVEAVAAHWMQADPDRDSGRAIPWLIDAGLRAVSRRARREGAAFLQAALDRADRDPHATTPETLAALVDDLARVYRRLPDYQRAAQLNMRARDLAAARGDTRARAMAERRIGLSLQGLARREEALGHFDIACALAAQTGDRVLHGRALLARSDCRQALGLVDAAKSDVRDALAAAEASSDMLLLARAHRMQLMLHIWTGPAHRAWTHARAAVQHAEATGEPNLQWSAHWAAAVLAGLTSNTTALGQHLAAAEQLARQLASPLLELRTLEVMLEYRAGTGEWQRALADGDRGLVLARMLEQSTIVSRMAHWVSGILLQRGQLDAAARLVDEAWEVSGAALADAHRPFEVHGILPAFVARTRLLHARGAHREALALGERALALADSTGYIAWAVHRLLPTMAMVALELRDHATLRRLRDRLASDASRLSHAVGTAWVRVIDGELAMQVGHMAEAVDALHDAINQLEAVPYPFDAATARLRLAVMHKTRGASTDAVHEARAALSVFESLDAAPSVNMARALLSELGALSNAQAAIPRAGGVSAAPSGTVPARTDSPFAALTARELDIVRLVARRLSNKEIGAALGITARTAGTHLANVFGKVGVRDRTGLGDLAREHGLHDDLSPSQH; the protein is encoded by the coding sequence ATGCATACGCTGCCCTTCGTTGGACGGGACACGGAACTCGCGCAGCTGCACACCGCCATTCGTGAAGTCACGGGTGGCCAGGGGCGACTGGTGTTCCTGTCGGGCGACGGTGGTGTGGGCAAGACACGTCTCATGCAGGAGGTGCAGCGGCATGCCGCGCAGGAAGGCCTGTGCTGTGCCACGGGCCGCGCCTATCCGCTCGAGACGGCCATCCCGTATGCGCCCTTTGCCGACGCGCTCACACCGGTCCTGTCTGCGCTCGATGCCGCCATCGTCACGCGGCTCACACGTGGCAGCTCGGCCGTGCTGGCGGCACTCGCCCCCAGTCTGCTCGCGCGCGGCAACCATGGCGATCACGCCGTACTGGACTACAGCCCAGCGGCTGAGCAGCGCGTGCGATTGCACGCCAGCGTACTGGCCTGTCTCAAGGCGCTGGGTGATCGGCAACCTCTCCTGCTCACACTCGAGAATCTGCAGTGGGCTGACCATGCGACGATTGAACTATTGCACTATCTCGGCCGGCAGATTCACTCATTGCGCGTTGTCCTTGTGGCGAGTTGGAACGAAACCGATGTGCCGCTGCCCGACAGCCTGCGCACCGCCTTGCGCTCGCTGCGTTCCCATCAGGCGGTGCTGGAGTTGACGCTGCCACCACTGGCATCCAGTGCTGTGCAGGACATGGTGGCCAGGCGCTTTGCAGTCAGCACTGCCACCTGCGCACCGCTCGTGCAACGCCTTCAGGCCGTGGCGCGCGGCAATCCGTTCTTCGTGGAGCAGATACTCGAAGAACTCATGCGTCGTCACGCCCTGCGCGAAGACGCCGGTGAGTGGGTGGGCTGGCAGGCCGCGCACGTGCAACTGCCGCCCTCGCTGCACGAGGTCATGGAGGCGCGACTGGCTCGACTGGACGGCGAGGCACGTCAGTTGGCCGAGCTCCTGTCTGTGGCCGGCAGCAGCGCCACACACGATCTGGTGCTGGCGTGCACGCGCGAAGTGATGGGTTGGGACCCAGCACAGACCGAGCGTACGCTTGATCGTCTGCGTCACGAGCGCCTCGTGCTTGATCGGGCACAGGGACCCGAGATCAGCTACGAGTTTTCCCATCCACTCTTGCAGTTGGCGCTGTTGCAGCGCATCGGCCTCGTGCAGGTCCGTCGCTGGCATGCTCTGATTGCGCGGACGCTCGAAGGACTGTCCGCACCAGACGTCGAAGCCGTGGCAGCACACTGGATGCAGGCCGATCCGGACCGTGACTCGGGACGTGCCATCCCCTGGCTGATCGATGCCGGGCTGCGTGCCGTATCGCGGCGCGCGCGTCGGGAGGGCGCCGCCTTTCTCCAGGCGGCGCTCGACCGCGCAGATCGAGATCCACATGCCACCACGCCTGAGACTTTGGCGGCGCTCGTGGACGACCTGGCCCGGGTGTATCGGCGACTCCCCGACTACCAGCGCGCTGCACAGCTCAACATGCGGGCCCGCGATCTGGCCGCGGCCCGCGGCGACACCCGCGCCCGTGCCATGGCGGAGCGCCGCATCGGCCTATCGCTGCAGGGACTCGCGCGACGGGAAGAAGCACTGGGACACTTCGACATTGCCTGCGCGCTGGCCGCACAAACCGGCGACCGCGTATTGCATGGCCGCGCCTTGCTGGCTCGCAGCGACTGCCGTCAGGCGCTTGGGCTGGTGGACGCCGCCAAAAGCGACGTGCGTGATGCGCTGGCCGCCGCGGAGGCCAGCAGCGACATGCTGTTGCTCGCCCGCGCGCACCGCATGCAGCTCATGCTGCATATCTGGACGGGCCCGGCGCATCGCGCGTGGACCCATGCCCGCGCCGCGGTGCAGCACGCCGAGGCCACTGGGGAACCCAATCTGCAATGGTCGGCGCATTGGGCCGCCGCCGTGCTGGCTGGTCTCACCTCCAATACCACGGCACTCGGTCAGCACCTCGCGGCCGCCGAGCAGCTGGCCCGGCAGCTTGCCTCACCCCTGTTGGAGCTGCGCACGCTCGAGGTGATGCTCGAGTACCGCGCCGGGACCGGGGAATGGCAGCGTGCACTCGCAGACGGCGATCGCGGCCTGGTGTTGGCTCGCATGCTCGAACAGTCCACCATTGTCTCGCGCATGGCCCATTGGGTGAGCGGCATCCTGCTGCAGCGCGGACAGCTGGATGCCGCCGCGCGTCTGGTGGACGAGGCCTGGGAGGTGTCCGGTGCCGCCTTGGCCGATGCACACCGGCCGTTCGAGGTGCACGGTATTCTGCCGGCCTTTGTGGCCCGCACCCGCCTGCTGCATGCGCGCGGTGCACATCGTGAAGCGCTCGCGCTGGGCGAGCGCGCGCTCGCGCTGGCCGATAGCACAGGCTACATCGCCTGGGCGGTACATCGCTTGCTGCCCACCATGGCCATGGTCGCCCTCGAGCTGCGCGATCATGCCACACTGCGCCGTCTTCGTGATCGACTGGCCAGTGACGCGTCCCGTCTTTCCCATGCCGTGGGCACGGCCTGGGTTCGTGTCATCGATGGCGAACTGGCCATGCAGGTTGGCCACATGGCTGAAGCCGTTGATGCGTTGCACGACGCCATCAACCAGCTCGAGGCCGTCCCCTATCCGTTTGACGCGGCCACGGCCCGACTTCGTTTGGCCGTCATGCACAAGACGCGAGGCGCCAGCACGGATGCTGTGCATGAAGCGCGTGCGGCGCTGTCAGTGTTTGAGTCGCTCGACGCTGCACCTTCGGTCAACATGGCTCGCGCACTGCTCAGCGAGCTGGGCGCGCTCTCGAACGCACAGGCGGCCATTCCGCGCGCGGGTGGTGTGTCGGCCGCGCCTTCCGGCACCGTACCGGCACGCACGGACTCACCGTTCGCTGCCCTCACCGCACGCGAACTCGACATCGTGCGGCTCGTGGCCCGCCGGCTTTCCAACAAGGAAATCGGCGCCGCGCTTGGCATTACGGCGCGCACCGCGGGCACACACCTCGCCAATGTGTTCGGCAAGGTGGGCGTGCGTGATCGCACCGGTCTTGGCGACCTCGCCCGCGAGCATGGACTGCACGACGACCTCTCGCCATCACAACACTGA
- a CDS encoding BamA/TamA family outer membrane protein encodes MSRICRRALLSLIGALSMMCRAAGAQDAHSESPGGRRRLQPLPAIGSSPETGLQLGATVLGVYEPPPSEHARPTALVATIVRSTQGQMRASAEGERWTAHNTWRWHGLLAWQRFPMPYHGIGDRSTSDTGMQYASRSLEAVFTVQRRVRGAWYGTAGLRWMQQSIQNGDAVRALVAQPLPVGSDGGRIAEASFGVLHDSRDGLFAPRSGGVTQWSLTTSLPGAAFDYQRLRVDTRRHVPIGHGQVLAVQALVVGTSGGAPFDQLALAGGGDILRGYARGRYREHWLIASQMEYRSPIRKRVGAVAFAGLGAVASHLPDLPGALPLPTYGAGLRLQLDAVQRTAIRVDYARGRSGASGLYIGFNQAF; translated from the coding sequence ATGTCCCGCATATGCCGCCGCGCCCTGTTGTCCCTCATCGGAGCGCTATCCATGATGTGCCGTGCCGCCGGGGCTCAAGACGCACACAGTGAGTCGCCGGGAGGACGCCGTCGGCTGCAACCGCTACCCGCCATCGGCTCCTCTCCCGAAACGGGCCTGCAGTTGGGCGCCACCGTGCTCGGGGTGTATGAACCTCCACCATCGGAGCACGCACGGCCCACGGCCCTCGTGGCCACGATCGTGCGCTCCACCCAAGGACAGATGCGTGCCAGTGCAGAAGGCGAACGCTGGACCGCCCACAACACCTGGCGCTGGCACGGGTTGCTGGCCTGGCAGCGCTTTCCCATGCCCTACCACGGCATTGGAGACCGCTCCACCAGCGACACGGGCATGCAATACGCTTCGCGCAGTCTGGAAGCGGTATTCACGGTGCAACGGCGAGTCCGCGGGGCCTGGTATGGCACGGCAGGCCTTCGCTGGATGCAGCAATCCATTCAGAATGGCGACGCGGTGCGCGCGCTGGTCGCGCAGCCACTGCCCGTCGGTTCGGACGGTGGACGCATCGCGGAGGCAAGTTTTGGTGTGTTGCATGACTCACGCGACGGCCTCTTCGCACCGCGTTCCGGTGGCGTCACACAATGGAGCCTGACTACCTCGCTGCCAGGCGCGGCCTTCGATTACCAGCGACTGCGCGTCGACACCCGGCGGCACGTGCCAATCGGCCACGGCCAGGTGCTTGCCGTGCAGGCGCTTGTTGTCGGAACCTCGGGCGGCGCGCCGTTTGACCAACTCGCGCTCGCGGGCGGCGGCGACATACTGCGCGGATATGCGCGTGGCCGTTATCGTGAACACTGGCTCATTGCGTCGCAAATGGAGTATCGCAGCCCGATCAGGAAGCGCGTGGGCGCGGTGGCATTCGCTGGACTGGGCGCAGTGGCATCACACCTTCCCGACCTGCCAGGCGCACTGCCATTGCCCACGTACGGCGCCGGATTGCGCCTGCAGCTGGATGCCGTGCAGCGCACGGCAATCCGTGTAGACTACGCTCGAGGGCGAAGCGGCGCCTCGGGGCTCTACATCGGATTCAATCAGGCCTTCTGA
- a CDS encoding Nramp family divalent metal transporter produces MQQPNHEIPGDVGRESSPRSSPAAPEPGWRRARLAPSLAEVHRSVEVNGATWFRKLLAFAGPGYLVAVGYMDPGNWATDLAGGSRFGYALLSVILLSNLMAVLLQGLASKLGIVTGRDLAQACRDHYSPRVAFSLWVLCELAIAACDLAEVIGTAIALNLLFDIPLPWGIAITALDVMIVLWLQNRGFRMLEALVIALVAVVGGCFVFELFISRPDLGAVARGFVPTSEIVRNPEMLYIAIGILGATVMPHNLYLHSSIVQTRKYEESAEGKREAVRFAFLDSTIALTFALFINAAILIVAAATFHTSGNTQVAEIQDAYQLLTPLLGVAGASAVFALALLASGQNSTLTGTLAGQIVMEGFLDLRIRPWLRRLITRAIAIVPAAIVAIIYGESGTAKLLVFSQVVLSLQLSFAVFPLVRFTSDRVKMGEFVNSPALRFSAYGVATVIASLNVWLLVQTVKEWLT; encoded by the coding sequence ATGCAGCAACCGAATCATGAAATTCCCGGGGACGTCGGCCGCGAGTCCTCTCCACGGTCGTCGCCCGCGGCACCGGAACCCGGCTGGCGGCGGGCCCGCCTCGCGCCATCGCTCGCCGAGGTGCACCGCTCGGTGGAGGTCAACGGCGCGACCTGGTTCCGCAAGTTGCTGGCCTTTGCGGGACCCGGATATCTGGTGGCGGTGGGCTACATGGACCCCGGCAACTGGGCCACCGATCTCGCCGGCGGCTCGCGCTTCGGCTACGCCCTGCTGTCGGTCATTCTGCTGTCCAACCTGATGGCCGTGCTCTTGCAGGGATTGGCCTCCAAGCTGGGCATCGTGACGGGGCGGGATCTCGCGCAGGCCTGCCGCGATCACTACTCACCGCGCGTGGCCTTTTCGCTCTGGGTGCTCTGCGAGCTGGCCATTGCGGCCTGTGATCTGGCCGAGGTCATTGGTACCGCCATCGCCCTCAACCTGCTGTTCGACATCCCGCTGCCCTGGGGCATTGCCATCACCGCCCTCGACGTGATGATCGTGCTCTGGCTGCAGAATCGCGGTTTCCGCATGCTCGAGGCCCTGGTCATTGCGCTCGTGGCCGTGGTTGGCGGGTGTTTTGTGTTCGAGTTGTTCATTTCGCGACCCGACCTCGGCGCGGTGGCCCGCGGCTTCGTGCCCACCAGCGAAATTGTGCGGAACCCCGAGATGCTCTACATCGCGATTGGCATTCTCGGTGCCACCGTCATGCCGCACAATCTCTACCTGCACTCGTCCATCGTGCAGACGCGCAAGTATGAGGAGAGCGCCGAAGGCAAGCGTGAAGCAGTGCGCTTTGCCTTCCTCGACTCCACCATTGCCCTCACGTTTGCGCTCTTCATCAACGCCGCCATTCTCATCGTCGCGGCGGCCACTTTCCATACGTCCGGCAATACGCAGGTCGCTGAAATTCAGGACGCCTATCAACTGCTCACGCCGCTGCTCGGGGTGGCCGGTGCCAGCGCCGTCTTCGCATTGGCCCTGCTGGCCAGTGGTCAGAACTCCACACTCACCGGTACGCTCGCGGGCCAGATCGTGATGGAGGGATTCCTTGACCTCCGTATCCGGCCCTGGTTGCGTCGTCTCATTACGCGCGCGATTGCCATCGTGCCGGCGGCCATCGTTGCGATAATTTACGGGGAAAGTGGAACGGCCAAGTTGCTGGTGTTCAGTCAGGTCGTGCTCTCACTGCAGTTGTCGTTCGCGGTGTTCCCTCTCGTGCGCTTCACGTCCGACCGGGTCAAGATGGGTGAGTTCGTCAATTCGCCAGCCCTGCGTTTCAGCGCCTACGGGGTGGCGACAGTCATCGCCTCCCTGAACGTGTGGCTGCTGGTCCAGACGGTGAAGGAGTGGCTGACCTGA
- a CDS encoding universal stress protein: MADLMYTRILVPLEHSSYDGVIVDHVRRLATLCQSSLVLIHVADGWAARHQRSLQLRESEEMRADREYIEQWCATLRAEGFETESILAGGDPATEIASAAEREACDLIAMAVHGHKGLQDVLYGTTANGVRHKTMVPVLMVRGPAGGRPR, encoded by the coding sequence GTGGCTGACCTGATGTACACACGCATTCTCGTGCCACTCGAGCACTCCAGCTACGATGGCGTCATCGTGGACCACGTGCGTCGGCTGGCGACGCTCTGTCAATCGTCGCTGGTGCTGATCCACGTGGCCGATGGGTGGGCCGCGCGACATCAGCGTTCCCTGCAGTTGCGCGAGTCGGAGGAGATGCGTGCCGATCGCGAGTACATCGAGCAGTGGTGTGCCACGTTGCGTGCCGAGGGCTTTGAAACGGAGTCCATTCTGGCTGGTGGTGATCCGGCTACGGAAATCGCCTCGGCGGCCGAGCGTGAGGCCTGTGACCTGATTGCCATGGCCGTACACGGACACAAGGGTCTGCAGGACGTGTTGTATGGCACCACGGCAAACGGCGTACGGCACAAGACCATGGTGCCCGTCTTGATGGTGCGGGGTCCCGCTGGCGGCCGCCCGCGCTGA
- a CDS encoding metal-dependent transcriptional regulator yields the protein MPARPTPPAASVKAPPPLTEPVEDYLKAIYELETRSGAAATSDVAQALQVAPASVTGMIRRLATQGLLDHVPYRGVQLTALGRRAALRTIRRHRILETYLTQVLGYAWDRVHDEAERLEHAASDDLIERMSAALGHPTADPHGAPIPTADGRVDERMHRTIADLAVGETVRMLRVSDKDPELLRYLAGIALQPGVEVTLLSRAPFDGPLTLRVGEGEPVVGSTLAAQVLIEALPAPSATAAPARSDDTGKATDTKPRSARKSAR from the coding sequence ATGCCTGCACGCCCCACGCCACCCGCCGCGTCGGTCAAAGCGCCGCCGCCGCTCACCGAGCCCGTTGAGGATTACCTCAAGGCCATCTACGAACTGGAGACGCGCTCCGGTGCGGCTGCCACATCCGACGTGGCGCAGGCGCTCCAGGTGGCGCCGGCCTCCGTCACCGGAATGATCCGCCGCCTCGCCACGCAGGGCCTGCTGGATCATGTCCCGTATCGCGGCGTGCAACTCACGGCACTCGGGCGTCGTGCGGCGCTTCGCACCATTCGGCGGCATCGCATTCTCGAGACGTATCTCACGCAGGTGCTGGGGTACGCCTGGGACCGCGTACACGACGAAGCCGAACGTTTGGAGCACGCCGCCAGCGACGATCTTATTGAGCGCATGTCGGCCGCACTCGGCCATCCCACGGCCGATCCGCACGGCGCGCCCATTCCCACCGCAGACGGCCGGGTGGATGAACGCATGCATCGCACCATTGCCGATCTGGCCGTGGGCGAGACCGTGCGCATGCTGCGCGTAAGTGACAAGGATCCGGAGCTGTTGCGCTATCTGGCCGGTATTGCCTTGCAGCCGGGCGTGGAAGTCACGCTGCTCAGTCGTGCGCCGTTCGACGGGCCGCTCACCTTGCGTGTGGGTGAGGGCGAACCCGTAGTGGGCAGCACGCTGGCGGCGCAGGTGCTCATTGAAGCTTTGCCCGCACCATCGGCGACGGCCGCTCCGGCTCGGTCGGATGACACGGGCAAGGCAACCGACACCAAGCCCCGCTCAGCGCGCAAGTCCGCGCGCTGA